One Kazachstania africana CBS 2517 chromosome 5, complete genome DNA window includes the following coding sequences:
- the CCC1 gene encoding Ccc1p (similar to Saccharomyces cerevisiae CCC1 (YLR220W); ancestral locus Anc_8.437), translating to MSVVAIKNVVSSLLGGRNGSNSDISTRSNKRNNSSSPLLRATNDNNTNTTDYGSGTNNDVESASNYHNHNHNENESFFGNVDPRVLSDLIIGLSDGLTVPFALTAGLSSLGDSKLVITGGFAELISGAISMGLGGYLGAKSELDYYKAEVKTEKKKFYEDSTLVNHEVEDILLDINPNFSDATIVSFIRDLQNYPDVMLDFIIRYGRQLDEPAENRQLTSAITIGGGYLMGGFVPLIPYFFVDEVGTGLIFSIIVMAITLFLFGYFKAQISMGDSVNTHQKILEGFQMVAVGGVAAGAAWFFVKLLG from the coding sequence ATGTCAGTCGTAGCGATAAAGAACGTCGTTTCCTCATTGCTAGGAGGCAGAAATGGTAGTAACTCTGATATAAGTACACGCTCaaataaaagaaacaaCTCTTCTTCACCTCTGCTACGTGCTACGAACGACAACAATACAAACACAACAGATTACGGTTCTGGTACGAATAATGACGTGGAATCTGCATCAAATTATCATAATCATAAtcataatgaaaatgaaagcTTCTTTGGAAACGTCGACCCTCGTGTTCTCAGTGATTTGATCATAGGTCTCAGTGACGGCTTAACTGTTCCATTCGCATTGACTGCTGGTCTATCGTCTCTAGGTGATTCTAAATTGGTCATCACTGGTGGCTTCGCTGAATTGATATCAGGTGCCATATCGATGGGATTGGGTGGTTATCTAGGGGCCAAATCTGAATTAGATTATTATAAAGCTGAAGTGaaaactgaaaagaaaaagttttATGAGGATTCAACCCTTGTGAATCATGAagttgaagatattttattagataTTAATCCAAATTTTAGTGATGCTACCATAGTATCATTCATCAGagatttacaaaattatccAGATGTTATGCtagatttcattattagaTACGGCAGACAACTTGATGAACCTGCTGAAAATAGGCAGTTGACAAGTGCCATAACAATTGGTGGTGGTTATCTCATGGGTGGATTTGTTCCATTAATACCTTACTTCTTCGTAGATGAAGTAGGAACGGGTCTCATTTTCTCAATCATCGTAATGGCAATAACTTTATTCCTCTTCGGTTATTTTAAAGCCCAAATATCAATGGGTGATAGCGTTAATACtcatcaaaagattttaGAAGGTTTCCAAATGGTAGCTGTAGGTGGTGTAGCTGCAGGAGCAGCATGGTTTTTCGTAAAATTACTAGGTTGA
- the ADK1 gene encoding adenylate kinase ADK1 (similar to Saccharomyces cerevisiae ADK1 (YDR226W); ancestral locus Anc_8.441) yields MASTPSQPLRMILIGPPGAGKGTQAPNLVEKFDAAHLATGDMLRSQIAKGTALGVAAKEIMDNGGLVSDDIMVGMIKDELTNNPACKNGFILDGFPRTIPQAEKLDQMLKEQGTPLQAAIELKVDDDLLVARITGRLIHQASGRSYHKLFNPPKVPMTDDVTGEPLVQRSDDNEESLKKRLTAYHDQTEPIVDFYKKTGIWSGVDASQQPATVWEDILKALN; encoded by the coding sequence ATGGCTTCTACCCCCTCCCAACCATTGAGAATGATCCTTATCGGACCTCCAGGTGCCGGTAAAGGTACGCAAGCTCCAAACTTGGTCGAAAAATTCGATGCTGCTCATTTAGCTACCGGTGACATGTTAAGATCACAAATCGCCAAAGGTACAGCTTTAGGTGTTGCTGCTAAGGAAATCATGGACAATGGTGGTCTTGTCTCCGACGATATCATGGTCGGTATGATCAAGGACGAATTGACCAACAATCCAGCTTGTAAGAATGGCTTCATTCTTGATGGTTTCCCAAGAACAATTCCACaagctgaaaaattagacCAAATGTTAAAGGAACAAGGTACTCCTTTACAAGCCGCCattgaattgaaagttGACGACGACTTATTAGTCGCTAGAATCACCGGTAGATTGATCCATCAAGCCTCTGGTAGATCTTACCACAAACTTTTCAACCCACCAAAGGTTCCAATGACTGATGACGTCACTGGTGAACCATTGGTTCAAAGATCGGATGATAACGAAGAAtctttaaagaaaagattgaCCGCTTACCACGACCAAACTGAACCAATCGTTGACTTCTACAAGAAAACTGGTATCTGGTCCGGTGTCGATGCTTCTCAACAACCTGCTACAGTTTGGGAAGATATCTTAAAGGCCCTCAACTAA